Proteins encoded within one genomic window of Episyrphus balteatus chromosome 1, idEpiBalt1.1, whole genome shotgun sequence:
- the LOC129905913 gene encoding uncharacterized protein LOC129905913, which produces MHKTVDKWIFSSSDSPIPPFAVLGGQDLDGSPIYVGRAFHEGINLPAKVVPSKNCAYVSWGGREIQKTDYEVLVGEEYVFIKPVINTIPINAVRVGSTVEGDPLYIGRGIWEGNETVGKIHPPNRCLFIPFNGEEETLETFEVLIREEKHVWVPGTLDHVPPFAVIGGEEQNHIIYVGRAHHEGETLPAKIIPATGSVYVSRGGHDVYKSEFEYLVGMGYTWVYGIVEGFDIPPGAVWTGHTQDGEKVYVGRGHYHGSLTPGKVHPGYPKLFIPYGGKEVKMKDFEVLTRR; this is translated from the exons ATGCACAAAACAG tgGACAAATGGATTTTTTCTTCATCCGACTCACCCATTCCTCCCTTTGCTGTCCTCGGAGGACAAGATCTTGATGGTTCACCAATCTATGTTGGTCGTGCTTTCCACGAAGGTATTAATTTACCAGCAAAAGTCGTTCCCAGTAAAAACTGTGCTTATGTCAGCTGGGGAGGTCGTGAAATACAAAAGACTGACTATGAAGTTCTAGTTGGCGAGGAATACGTATTTATTAAACCCGTCATTAACACAATCCCCATAAATGCAGTTCGAGTTGGCAGCACAGTTGAAGGGGACCCACTCTATATTGGACGTGGTATTTGGGAAGGAAATGAGACAGTTGGTAAAATTCATCCACCCAATCGGTGCTTATTTATTCCCtttaatggagaagaagaaactttggaaacttttgaGGTCTTAATTCGTGAAGAAAAACACGTTTGGGTGCCTGGAACTTTAGATCATGTTCCACCATTTGCAGTTATTGGTGGCGAGGAACAAAATCACATAATCTATGTGGGTCGTGCACACCATGAAGGGGAGACTCTTCCAGCTAAAATTATACCTGCTACAGGAAGTGTTTACGTTAGTCGGGGTGGCCATGATGTGTACAAAAGTGAATTCGAATATTTGGTAGGAATGGGTTATACTTGGGTTTATGGTATCGTGGAAGGTTTTGACATTCCACCGGGAGCTGTATGGACTGGGCACACTCAGGATGGTGAAAAAGTTTATGTGGGACGAGGCCATTATCATGGCTCATTGACTCCAGGAAAAGTTCATCCTGGTTATCCGAAGCTCTTTATACCATATGGTGGAAAGGAAGTCAAAATGAAGGATTTTGAAGTGCTTACTAGGAGATAA
- the LOC129912011 gene encoding uncharacterized protein LOC129912011 yields the protein MKHHWIAPTSSRPIPANAVVAGYEADRSPIYVGRAYHEDQYLLAKVIPSKNCAYVSVEGCEIAKTDYEILAGENYRWFECFVGTMPRIAMQFGCMPDGEPLYIGRGHLDGSLVVGKFDFANRLLYIPFNGEERSIECCEILTCFSPPRWVAESVKNIPKDAVVGGQISSKLNVYVGRAFNEGELLPAKILPKAGGAYVCVAGKDVFTMNFEFLTGDGYSWVAAKHYYELPLGAVSSGRTKDGELVYIGRGHTNGEPCVGKIYPTEYALYVPYGGKEVRIRDYDVLVRNK from the exons ATGA AGCATCATTGGATTGCCCCCACTTCAAGCCGTCCAATTCCAGCGAACGCTGTTGTAGCAGGATACGAAGCTGACCGTTCGCCAATCTACGTTGGCCGTGCTTACCATGAAGACCAATATCTTCTAGCCAAAGTTATTCCCAGTAAAAACTGTGCTTACGTTAGCGTAGAAGGTTGTGAAATCGCCAAGACCGATTATGAAATTCTAGCTGGTGAAAACTATAGATGGTTCGAATGTTTTGTTGGTACAATGCCTCGAATTGCTATGCAATTTGGTTGCATGCCCGACGGCGAACCACTCTACATTGGACGTGGTCATTTGGATGGCAGTTTGGTAGTTGGTAAATTTGATTTTGCCAATCGACTTTTGTACATTCCCTTCAACGGTGAAGAACGATCAATAGAATGCTGTGAAATTTTAACCTGTTTCTCGCCACCTCGTTGGGTAGCTGAGTCTGTAAAAAATATTCCGAAAGATGCAGTTGTTGGTGGTCAAATATCGagtaaattaaatgtttatgtTGGACGAGCTTTTAACGAGGGTGAACTTTTGCCAGCAAAAATATTACCTAAAGCTGGAGGGGCTTATGTGTGTGTAGCTGGTAAAGATGTTTTTACGATGAATTTTGAATTCTTAACGGGGGATGGTTATAGTTGGGTTGCAGCTAAACATTATTATGAATTGCCGCTGGGTGCTGTGTCAAGTGGAAGAACTAAGGATGGGGAATTGGTTTATATAGGACGTGGACATACTAATGGGGAACCATGTGTAGGGAAAATATATCCAACTGAATATGCATTATATGTTCCATATGGTGGAAAAGAAGTTAGAATTAGGGATTATGATGTGCTTGTTAGAAACAAATAG